One Acetobacter ghanensis DNA window includes the following coding sequences:
- a CDS encoding manganese efflux pump MntP, which yields MTGIFTLGVLGLSLSVDAFAAAIGKGAAVQNARLNDAVRIGAVFGFFEAITPVIGWVLGLALSTWIAAVDHWIAFGLLLVIGCNMIRLAFKQDDQDDSEQAVMEARHQRGVLGLVTTALATSIDATAVGVSLGVMQVNILAACLVIGGVTTVVATLGVIIGRHASVWIGRYAEILGGVALIGIGCSILYTHLTNP from the coding sequence ATGACCGGTATTTTCACGCTGGGTGTTCTTGGTCTCAGCCTGTCTGTTGATGCTTTTGCCGCTGCTATTGGCAAAGGGGCCGCAGTGCAAAACGCCCGTTTGAATGATGCTGTACGTATTGGCGCTGTCTTTGGTTTTTTTGAAGCCATAACGCCGGTTATCGGCTGGGTTCTGGGGTTGGCGCTCAGCACATGGATTGCCGCCGTCGATCATTGGATTGCTTTTGGCCTGTTGCTGGTTATTGGCTGCAACATGATCCGGCTTGCCTTCAAGCAGGATGATCAGGACGATTCAGAGCAGGCTGTTATGGAAGCGCGGCATCAGCGTGGGGTGCTGGGGCTTGTTACAACGGCATTGGCTACCAGTATAGACGCTACGGCTGTAGGGGTCAGTCTGGGGGTTATGCAGGTTAATATTCTGGCGGCTTGCCTTGTTATTGGGGGGGTTACAACCGTTGTTGCCACATTAGGCGTTATTATCGGCCGCCATGCCAGTGTGTGGATTGGCCGCTACGCCGAAATCCTGGGTGGCGTCGCATTAATCGGCATTGGCTGCTCTATTCTCTATACACATCTTACAAACCCTTAA
- a CDS encoding RcnB family protein: MNTKLLVAVMLNGFLLVGSSAYAQGMGPGGPGGGSGGEQGPHGNAGMHNPPRPQAGPGPGRGGARGGPGVNADNYDMNRRWQRGDRYDGPVNSRWYVNDWHSHRGLYAPPSGYRWMQYGDQYLLTSITSGVIAGVVSGVISSGMAR, from the coding sequence GTGAACACAAAGCTCCTTGTCGCCGTTATGCTTAATGGCTTTTTACTGGTAGGGTCTTCTGCCTATGCGCAGGGCATGGGGCCGGGCGGTCCGGGTGGTGGCTCCGGTGGGGAGCAGGGGCCGCATGGGAACGCGGGTATGCATAATCCTCCCCGGCCACAGGCAGGCCCCGGCCCCGGTCGTGGTGGGGCGCGAGGCGGTCCGGGCGTTAATGCCGATAATTATGACATGAACCGCCGCTGGCAGCGTGGGGACCGGTATGATGGGCCAGTGAACAGTCGCTGGTACGTTAATGATTGGCATAGCCACCGCGGCCTGTACGCGCCTCCCTCCGGCTACCGTTGGATGCAGTATGGTGACCAGTACCTGCTGACCAGCATCACCAGTGGCGTTATTGCCGGTGTGGTGAGCGGCGTTATTTCCTCCGGTATGGCACGTTAA
- a CDS encoding TonB-dependent receptor, with product MSFRALCLNTLCLSSLLCGLGSGVFSPSSALAEEGLPKHETTQPTSSAKAETKHPKQIPSDQKQAASNINDPKREDLVVTASRTNRMYVSSGGDLGALGNKKGLDVPFNIRSYNSSLILNQQAQTLGDVLLNDPTVRTTTGYGNYAQLFQIRGFTLYGDDIAIDGLYGVTPRQLVSPQLYESVQVLNGASAFLNGAAPGGSAIGGNVNLIPKRAGATDITRITGDYTSSGQGGGAFDVSRRFGTDRAYGFRFNAAGMDGDTPIRGERRADIALGGAFDWHNDDTRINMSMNYQKQQVFGGRSAIIVSSLAAGMPVPRATSPSANWGQRWAYTDLSYLFGTLNLEHDFGKHITVYGKFGAQGGNEMGDYATTTLSNSHTGDGSVGAMATAYNVMNEATQAGVRAHVNTGFIKHEINAGGSAIWQEADAAYAMDLSSAAGNIYHPTQFTPNESFTGGSLSHPGRTAWNKLYSLFLSDTMTFWHDRIALTGGFRYQNILSDGYDYNTGSQLTHYSSGAFSPVIGLVIHPVKHFALYFNRIQGLSAGTTVGSTYVNAGQVFAPYESTQYEVGAKYDIGRFSAGVAFYQTSMPYGMSEPYKNTSQVIYTQDGKQRNRGMELTFNGEIIRGLRFNGGLTLIDAKQMRTSDNEYNGKTAIGIPNYTINGNLEYDVPFLKGLTLVGRVVSTGKQQFNNANTAHLSAWSRFDLGARYTFLVRNKALTARFEVDNVGNQRYWASVYQSYLTMGDPETFKFSVSADL from the coding sequence ATGAGTTTCCGTGCACTCTGCCTGAACACACTCTGCCTTTCGAGCCTGCTTTGCGGGCTTGGGTCAGGCGTCTTCTCGCCGTCTTCCGCCCTTGCTGAAGAAGGATTGCCCAAGCACGAAACCACGCAGCCGACCTCCAGCGCAAAGGCCGAGACCAAACACCCCAAACAGATACCATCTGATCAAAAACAGGCCGCTTCCAACATAAACGATCCCAAACGAGAGGATCTGGTTGTAACGGCCTCGCGCACAAACCGGATGTATGTCTCCAGCGGTGGGGATCTGGGGGCATTGGGGAATAAAAAAGGCCTTGATGTACCGTTTAATATCCGCAGCTATAATTCCAGCCTCATTCTGAACCAGCAGGCGCAGACACTCGGTGACGTTCTGCTCAATGACCCGACAGTGCGCACAACAACGGGGTATGGCAATTACGCCCAGCTGTTCCAGATCCGTGGCTTTACGCTGTATGGCGATGATATTGCCATAGACGGGCTTTACGGCGTTACACCCCGCCAGCTTGTTTCTCCCCAGCTCTATGAATCTGTACAAGTCCTGAACGGAGCAAGCGCTTTTTTGAACGGAGCAGCCCCCGGAGGCTCCGCCATTGGGGGGAATGTTAACCTTATTCCCAAACGCGCAGGCGCTACGGACATAACCCGCATTACCGGGGATTATACCAGCAGCGGGCAAGGTGGTGGCGCGTTTGACGTAAGCCGCAGGTTTGGCACGGACCGGGCTTATGGCTTCCGCTTCAATGCCGCTGGCATGGATGGAGATACGCCCATTCGTGGTGAACGCCGTGCGGATATTGCACTGGGCGGCGCCTTTGACTGGCATAATGACGACACGCGCATCAACATGAGCATGAATTACCAAAAACAGCAGGTTTTTGGTGGGCGCAGCGCCATTATTGTATCCAGCCTTGCGGCAGGTATGCCTGTTCCACGGGCCACCTCCCCTTCAGCCAACTGGGGGCAGCGCTGGGCCTATACAGACCTGTCCTATCTGTTCGGCACGCTGAACCTTGAGCACGACTTTGGAAAACACATTACTGTTTACGGAAAGTTTGGTGCGCAGGGCGGAAATGAAATGGGCGATTATGCCACAACCACGCTCAGCAATTCTCATACGGGTGATGGTAGCGTCGGCGCGATGGCAACAGCCTATAATGTGATGAACGAAGCCACACAGGCTGGCGTGCGTGCCCACGTGAACACAGGCTTTATCAAGCACGAAATCAACGCCGGTGGCTCCGCCATCTGGCAGGAGGCAGATGCAGCCTACGCCATGGACCTGAGCAGCGCAGCAGGCAACATCTACCACCCCACGCAGTTCACACCGAACGAAAGCTTTACGGGAGGCAGCCTAAGCCACCCCGGTCGCACGGCATGGAACAAGCTCTACAGCCTCTTCCTATCCGATACGATGACATTCTGGCATGACCGAATTGCTCTAACGGGGGGCTTCCGTTACCAGAATATCCTATCCGATGGATATGACTACAATACAGGTTCGCAGTTAACACACTATAGTTCTGGCGCCTTTTCCCCAGTCATTGGGCTTGTTATTCACCCGGTCAAGCATTTTGCTCTGTATTTCAACCGTATTCAGGGCCTTTCCGCAGGCACAACGGTAGGGTCAACCTATGTGAATGCTGGGCAGGTTTTTGCCCCCTATGAGAGCACCCAGTACGAAGTCGGCGCAAAATATGACATTGGGCGTTTTTCCGCCGGTGTTGCATTTTACCAGACCTCCATGCCTTACGGCATGAGCGAACCCTACAAAAACACCAGTCAGGTCATCTACACGCAGGACGGCAAACAACGGAACCGCGGCATGGAGTTGACCTTTAATGGGGAAATTATCCGGGGGTTGCGCTTCAATGGCGGCCTTACACTTATTGACGCCAAGCAGATGCGCACGTCCGACAATGAGTATAACGGCAAAACCGCCATTGGTATTCCAAACTACACCATCAACGGCAATCTGGAATACGATGTACCTTTCCTCAAAGGGTTGACCTTGGTTGGGCGGGTTGTCAGCACCGGCAAGCAGCAGTTCAACAATGCCAACACGGCGCATCTTTCTGCATGGTCCCGGTTTGATCTGGGTGCGCGTTATACCTTCCTTGTTCGCAACAAGGCTCTGACAGCGCGCTTTGAGGTCGATAACGTGGGCAACCAGCGTTACTGGGCCTCTGTTTACCAAAGCTACCTGACTATGGGTGACCCGGAAACATTCAAGTTCTCCGTAAGCGCTGACCTTTAA
- a CDS encoding sensor domain-containing diguanylate cyclase: MLHSLTSRIVFVGSIVSVNLICLSGLLLSASNSMIASFEWNSHKQKITEIVSETLSDLREAQAEERGYLLTTDPSFAKDFDDRVASALSKVNILEQLVQDNPVQHERAQSLQIATNERIDTLTKQIALARQGRFDEARSRVVIGQGRVDMAIIVQKADEIRQTEQELLIAREATARAHVNWNRKLVIGGCLIIVLLVNGLLFIVLNGMRRSISLIVHAMSDFGNGNRTVRVNEQMGCTEFDMLAQGYNTMADRLDAAMQAQEASDLKLHKANTELKRNNEAMELLGEMAHRLQAARTSEELAAIICAFVPRVLPGIPGALYTHNHTTNQLERIAQWGNASVGCDSLLPSDCWALRLGQSHSVSTPGGDVTCQHVACDVSTYHCEPLFASGEVVGLLYLQSTVEEENRFRLVALVENIASALVNQNLQKDLRDQTIHDPLTGLFNRRYMEESLKAEIATATRDDTALGLIMADIDHFKHINDEFGHDAGDMVLRTIACEIQNSFRSHDIVCRFGGEEFLIITTSHPLETLIQRTESLRSSLSKLELHYNGQSLGKTTMSFGIAMWDKALHHTASDIIRQADAALYQAKKDGRNRIVVA, encoded by the coding sequence TTGCTCCACTCCCTTACGTCCCGGATCGTTTTTGTCGGTTCCATCGTCAGCGTTAATCTCATCTGTCTTTCCGGGCTGCTCCTCTCGGCTTCCAACAGCATGATCGCGAGCTTTGAGTGGAACAGCCATAAGCAGAAAATTACCGAAATCGTATCCGAAACTCTCTCCGACCTGCGGGAAGCGCAAGCCGAAGAGCGGGGCTACCTGCTGACTACGGACCCCTCCTTTGCCAAGGATTTTGATGACCGCGTGGCATCGGCCCTCTCCAAGGTCAACATTCTGGAGCAACTGGTACAGGACAACCCTGTCCAGCACGAACGCGCCCAAAGCCTGCAAATTGCAACCAACGAACGCATTGACACCCTGACAAAACAAATTGCGCTCGCACGTCAGGGCCGGTTTGATGAGGCCAGATCCCGCGTTGTCATTGGTCAAGGCCGGGTGGACATGGCCATTATTGTCCAAAAAGCCGATGAAATCCGCCAGACAGAACAAGAGCTGCTTATTGCGCGGGAGGCCACAGCCCGGGCGCATGTTAACTGGAACCGCAAGCTGGTCATTGGCGGCTGCCTGATTATTGTGCTGTTGGTGAATGGCCTGCTGTTCATTGTGCTCAATGGTATGCGCCGCTCCATCAGCCTGATTGTGCACGCCATGTCTGACTTTGGTAATGGCAACAGAACCGTGCGCGTTAACGAACAGATGGGCTGCACCGAGTTTGACATGCTGGCCCAAGGTTACAACACCATGGCCGACCGGCTTGACGCCGCCATGCAGGCGCAGGAAGCCAGCGACCTCAAACTGCACAAAGCCAATACAGAACTCAAACGTAACAACGAAGCCATGGAACTGCTGGGCGAAATGGCGCACCGCCTCCAGGCTGCCCGCACGAGTGAAGAACTCGCAGCCATTATTTGCGCCTTTGTACCCCGTGTGCTGCCCGGCATACCCGGCGCTCTTTACACCCACAACCACACCACAAACCAGCTTGAACGCATTGCACAGTGGGGCAACGCCTCCGTTGGCTGTGACAGCCTACTCCCATCCGACTGCTGGGCATTGCGCCTTGGGCAGAGCCACTCCGTCTCCACCCCCGGTGGTGATGTGACATGCCAACATGTTGCCTGCGATGTAAGCACGTACCACTGCGAACCCCTATTTGCGAGCGGTGAGGTCGTGGGCCTTCTTTATTTGCAAAGCACTGTGGAGGAGGAAAACCGCTTCCGCCTTGTTGCTCTGGTGGAAAACATTGCCTCTGCTCTGGTCAACCAGAACCTGCAAAAAGACCTGCGTGACCAAACCATTCATGACCCGCTAACAGGTCTGTTCAACCGCAGGTACATGGAAGAAAGCCTGAAAGCCGAGATCGCCACCGCCACACGGGATGACACAGCCCTAGGCCTGATTATGGCCGACATTGACCACTTCAAACATATTAATGATGAATTTGGTCATGACGCTGGGGACATGGTTCTGCGCACCATTGCCTGCGAAATCCAGAATTCTTTTCGTAGTCATGATATTGTCTGCCGGTTTGGGGGCGAGGAATTTCTGATTATCACCACCTCTCACCCACTGGAGACCCTGATCCAGCGGACAGAAAGCCTACGGAGCAGCCTGTCTAAACTGGAACTCCACTATAACGGACAGTCGCTTGGCAAAACCACCATGTCCTTCGGCATTGCAATGTGGGACAAAGCACTCCACCACACGGCATCCGACATTATCCGCCAAGCCGACGCGGCCCTTTATCAGGCCAAAAAAGATGGCCGGAACCGCATTGTGGTCGCCTGA
- the nfsB gene encoding oxygen-insensitive NAD(P)H nitroreductase has protein sequence MNLPDILKHRHTTKAYDKNRKIPAPVVVQLLEALRYSPSSVNSQPWHFFVADNDEGKARIAKATSGPCAFNAPRVMNASHVIVLSARTSLPPEYLETLADQEQADGRYADEEARAQAHKGRAFFVGLHEQAGDVATWSQKQTYIAQGFLLLSAALLGVDATPMEGFDAAILSEELGLKEQGLAPAVIVALGYHSDADFNAKLPKSRLPEKAVFSHL, from the coding sequence ATGAACCTTCCGGATATTCTTAAACACCGCCATACAACCAAAGCATACGACAAAAACCGTAAAATACCGGCTCCGGTTGTGGTGCAACTTCTGGAAGCCCTGCGTTACAGTCCTTCCTCCGTTAACTCCCAACCATGGCATTTTTTTGTTGCGGACAATGATGAAGGCAAGGCCCGGATTGCCAAGGCAACCAGCGGCCCCTGCGCCTTTAATGCCCCAAGGGTTATGAATGCGTCACACGTTATTGTCCTGAGTGCACGCACCTCCCTGCCGCCAGAATATCTCGAAACACTTGCGGATCAGGAGCAGGCTGACGGACGCTATGCGGATGAAGAGGCGCGCGCTCAGGCCCACAAAGGGCGGGCCTTCTTTGTTGGGCTGCATGAACAGGCGGGAGATGTTGCAACGTGGTCCCAAAAACAGACCTATATTGCTCAGGGTTTTCTGCTTTTATCCGCAGCACTTCTTGGCGTGGATGCGACCCCCATGGAGGGTTTTGACGCCGCCATTCTCAGCGAAGAACTGGGGCTGAAAGAGCAAGGTCTGGCACCCGCCGTTATTGTTGCACTCGGCTATCATTCCGATGCGGATTTTAACGCCAAGCTTCCCAAATCACGCCTACCTGAAAAAGCTGTTTTCTCACATCTCTAG